The proteins below are encoded in one region of Carassius auratus strain Wakin linkage group LG44F, ASM336829v1, whole genome shotgun sequence:
- the LOC113068319 gene encoding phosphatase and actin regulator 4A isoform X7 — protein MGQGASTRTLNPNPAYITGDEVDHSVPESDGAGNPVAKGKGKFPSLGNFFKPWKWRKKRSSEKFKETSEVLERKISMRKPREELIERGLLKDIPENSTATQLAHESNDVNHKAPPVKNGHTAPVPGERRSDTGSEVKAPSSRPQGEEQRNSLAPEPERRNRAPSDVSRNRQPLDVDARTRIPPDTDRRSRPESDLERPAGSLQRERPGQEEGRYRREERDEKAGKDRERRDRKDDREGRGERRDERDRRDRRPDKEDGYGKGEREEREKERRNDREKREEKDLRENKDRKQPRDRKEDHERRDEPERVDERKEQNERREDRDRDRREERDRKDERERRDVRRPEPVKHVSDGKLFRPQSEQEMRPLSQKSSSDIGLKVRPFSEAVQSSTLPRYTPAEEESRARTVDPSQVPVQVKRSPPVPPKRMTPVTKHHSDDSSANQHEPPSPGPTSIPVPAPASVPPPAQSDDSRNSNSEALSPPPNHIPPTPPRAHPPPEVPHVDPPSPTTEPPSHLPLPLYLRIQKALSSPGPVQANPEGSQRAHSLLFELPPDFLTEAPGGGRYSLPVTIEPLRLPEDDDFDIEEELEKLRPAPRPTQQPELEARSRRCLVGDPRVTIIPEDAGHANSDDEDGGSDSDGPILYRDDDEEDEDVPMSGLALRVKRKDTLALKLERQLEKEQSPDQENITWNNKEQWEAVRSKIGTALTRRLSQRPTAQELEQRNILLAKNEADRRAERSEIKRRLTRKLSQRPTVAELQARKILRFHEYVESTHAQDYDRRADKPWTKLTPADKAAIRKELNEFKSSEMEVHVESRIYTRFHRP, from the exons ATGGGACAGGGAGCGAGTACTCGGACTTTAAACCCGAACCCTGCCTACATAACAG GTGATGAAGTGGATCATAGCGTCCCGGAGAGCGATGGAGCAGGAAACCCTGTGGCGAAGGGCAAGGGCAAGTTCCCCAGCCTGGGCAATTTTTTCAAACCCTGGAAGTGGAGGAAGAAGAGAAGCAGCGAAAAGTTCAAGGAGACATCTGAAG TGCTGGAGAGGAAGATTTCGATGAGGAAACCCAGAGAGGAGCTGATCGAGCGAGGGTTACTGAAGGACATCCCAGAAAATAGTACGGCAACCCAGCTTGCTCATG AGAGTAATGACGTGAATCACAAAGCTCCTCCGGTGAAGAACGGCCACACTGCTCCAGTGCCTGGAGAGCGCAGGTCAGACacagggtcagaggtcaaggCGCCGTCTTCACGGCCACAAGGAGAAGAACAGAGGAACAGCCTCGCACCCGAACCGGAGCGCCGCAACCGAGCGCCCTCCGACGTCAGTCGCAACCGCCAGCCGCTGGACGTGGACGCTCGGACGCGGATACCACCCGACACAGACCGACGCAGCCGACCCGAGTCAGACCTGGAGAGACCAGCGGGAtctttacagagagagagaccagGACAGGAGGAGGGACGATATCGGCGGGAGGAAAGAGACGAGAAAGCAGGCAAGGACCGAGAACGACGGGATAGAAAAGATGACCGGGAAGGAAGAGGCGAACGCAGAGATGAACGAGATAGACGAGACAGGAGGCCGGATAAAGAGGACGGGTATGGAAAAGGTGAGCGAGAGGAACGCGAGAAAGAGAGGAGGAATGACAGGGAAAAGCGGGAAGAGAAAGACTTGAGAGAAAACAAGGACAGAAAACAGCCACGGGACAGGAAAGAGGATCACGAAAGACGGGATGAGCCCGAGAGAGTAGACGAGCGAAAGGAGCAGAACGAGAGGAGAGAAGACCGGGATCGGGATAGACGCGAGGAAAGAGACCGGAAAGATGAGAGAGAACGGAGAGACGTCAGGAGGCCAGAGCCTGTGAAACATGTGTCCGATGGGAAACTCTTCCGGCCTCAGTCAGAACAGGAGATGCGTCCTCTTTCTCAGAAGAGCTCGTCTGACATCGGACTGAAGGTCCGGCCCTTTTCAGAGGCCGTCCAGAGCAGCACACTGCCACGATACACACCTGcagaggaggagtccagggcacGCACAG tGGATCCCTCTCAAGTCCCGGTCCAAGTCAAGCGATCTCCTCCCGTTCCTCCAAAGAGGATGACTCCTGTGACCAAACACCACTCAGATGACTCTTCGGCCAATCAGCATGAGCCTCCGTCTCCAGGCCCCACCTCCATCCCAGTCCCAGCCCCTGCTTCTGTCCCGCCCCCTGCCCAATCAGATGACAGTAGAAACTCAAACTCTGAAGCACTCTCTCCTCCTCCGAACCATATCCCGCCAACCCCTCCTCGTGCCCACCCACCCCCTGAGGTCCCCCACGTGGACCCGCCCAGCCCTACCACAGAGCCGCCCTCTCATCTGCCCTTACCTCTGTACTTGCGTATCCAGAAAGCCTTGAGCAGCCCAGGCCCAGTCCAGGCCAACCCGGAGGGATCCCAGCGAGCTCATTCGCTTCTGTTTGAATTACCGCCGGACTTTCTCACGGAGGCCCCAGGAGGGGGGCGGTACTCTCTTCCCGTCACTATCGAACCTCTGCGACT GCCTGAAGATGATGATTTTGACATTGAAGAAGAGCTGGAGAAGCTGCGACCCGCCCCTCGGCCCACACAGCAGCCGGAGCTGGAGGCGCGCAGTCGTCGCTGTCTGGTGGGAGACCCGCGGGTCACTATCATTCCTGAAGATGCGGGACATGCAAACAGTGATGATGAGGACGGTGGGAGTGATTCGGATGGACCCATCCTTTACAGAGACGACGATGAAGAAGATGAGGATGTTCCCATGA GTGGTCTCGCGCTCCGTGTGAAGCGTAAGGACACTTTGGCACTGAAGCTGGAGCGTCAGCTGGAGAAGGAGCAGTCTCCGGACCAGGAGAACATCACCTGGAACAACAAAGAGCAGTGGGAAGCTGTCCGCAGCAAGATCGGCACCGCACTCACAAG GAGGTTGAGTCAGAGACCCACCGCACAAGAGCTTGAGCAGAGAAACATCCTGCTAG CCAAGAATGAAGCTGACCGACGAGCAGAAAGGAGTGAAATCAAGCGCAGACTGACCAGAAAG ttgtcCCAGAGGCCCACGGTGGCCGAGCTGCAGGCCAGAAAGATCCTGCGCTTTCATGAGTATGTGGAGTCCACTCACGCTCAAGACTACGACCGGCGCGCAGACAAACCCTGGACCAAACTCACCCCTGCTGACAAG GCGGCCATAAGAAAAGAGCTGAACGAGTTTAAGAGCTCAGAAATGGAAGTTCACGTGGAGAGCAGGATATACACCAG GTTTCATCGGCCATAA